In Methanococcus voltae, the genomic stretch CTTACTTCTTCCAATAGTTCTGCTAACTTAGCTTTATCCATATCTAATGTTTTATTCAACTTAACTACGTTATCGGCCATTTCGTTGAATGATTCTGCTAAATCGTGAGTTTCATCGTGCGTATTAACTTCAACTCTATGACTATAATCTCCTTTACTGAATTTTTCAGCCCCGTCTTTCAATAAAGCCATTGGTTTTGAAATAGATTTACTAATAAAGAATGCTAAACCTATTGAAATTAATAAACCCAACAAACTTACAATTAAAGTCTGTATCATTAATTGATTCATTAAACCAGTTAGTGCAGATTTAGGGGTTCCTACGAATAACATACCAATATATTTACCATCTAAATCATATAGTGGCTCATATATGGTCACATAATCTTCATTATTAATATTTGCTTCACCGTCATATGCATTACCTGCTCTTGTTTCAGCATATACGTCTCCTGAAGATTTGGTACCGACAAATCGTGCACCATCTTTTAAGATACTTGTAGATATCCTTATATCATCCATAAATATTGTAACTTCATTACCAGTTATGGATTTTATTTTATCAACTAATTCTACGTTATTGTTTAATATTCTAACCATTAGTAAATAACCAATTACTTGACCATCGTCTGATATTTCACTGATTGAAGCCAAACCAATACCTTCTGAAACTCCTTCAATTTTATATTTTGGGAAACCATTCATAAAAGTTGAAGACAATTTCAAAATACCAGAATCTTTTCCAGAATTCTTTAATTTATTTACTATGCCAGATGCATCTAAATTATCATTAGTATTTGAGGCAATAAAATTACCATTTTTATCAGTTACTGCTACATAAGCTACATCCGAACCTTCAGTAAGCTGAATTAAACGAGTTTTTACCCCGTTTATATCTTTATCTTGTATAGAATTTACCATACCACTTGTTTTAGTAGGGTATTTACTTAAAGAATTTAAAGATGCTACTTCGTCGTTTAACATTGATTCAATAAGATTTGTATCACTAACCAATGTTTCATGCATTTGTGAATTCATATTATTTTGTAAAGTTGATAGTGATGAGCCACTTGAAATGACTACAGGTACTAAAGCCACTACAATAGCCAAAACTATCAATTTTGTACTAATTTTTTTGAATTTTACCATAAAAACACCATTACTACTATTTTAGGGATATTAAGTGCCGATATACTATAGTTGTACTTGTCATATAATGACTTAGTAAATATATGTTGTTTATATTATAATATATTATCGATATTGTAATATTGAGCCGGTTAATACATAAAAATGTAATGACGTATATATTAAAACATAATGGAATAAATGTATAAGTTGATAAAATAAAATTTAATTAAACAATAATAATGAAAATAATATATTCAATACATAATTAATAATAAAAGAGTATAAATAATAAAATATTATGATAAGATAATCAGAGAATTAATAAATTATATTTTAAAAATATATGTTATATTAATATTATAATTTTAAGACCATATTATTAAAATTAAAAAATATTCAAAAATAAC encodes the following:
- a CDS encoding cache domain-containing protein, whose translation is MVKFKKISTKLIVLAIVVALVPVVISSGSSLSTLQNNMNSQMHETLVSDTNLIESMLNDEVASLNSLSKYPTKTSGMVNSIQDKDINGVKTRLIQLTEGSDVAYVAVTDKNGNFIASNTNDNLDASGIVNKLKNSGKDSGILKLSSTFMNGFPKYKIEGVSEGIGLASISEISDDGQVIGYLLMVRILNNNVELVDKIKSITGNEVTIFMDDIRISTSILKDGARFVGTKSSGDVYAETRAGNAYDGEANINNEDYVTIYEPLYDLDGKYIGMLFVGTPKSALTGLMNQLMIQTLIVSLLGLLISIGLAFFISKSISKPMALLKDGAEKFSKGDYSHRVEVNTHDETHDLAESFNEMADNVVKLNKTLDMDKAKLAELLEEV